The following coding sequences lie in one Williamwhitmania taraxaci genomic window:
- a CDS encoding sensor histidine kinase yields MRSLRSTINIGFILISTITAIVIGGVSLILGIQYTENEAKEKLTLMVSAYSSEIEQSLGKIRSYSDVLESLINSIWNDNPTESEQIKKQKLAKFMLTYCKSAKPNSFWIVFNPKATNPPYALSLFDSTERGNYTFEPDYNILTIDTTIYDIAWWKNAQKDGETWTNPYYWKPWNKTIISYARKLTVKNQFIAVFGSDFFFNKLKVKIASAKSFNSGYFWIVDQNYQMILHPTLQNIKVRTIDSGNIIDKISEQKLREGNLTYEYQGKQKMLAFKRLSNNWTLCMSVPYSEIHKQQRTITIIIMGLMLLLSVLAILISTNLSRNITNPLTGFIAIFKKGAEGDLSVRTSTNSPTTEILALSENFNFFMARMQWQVTELEETKESLILAIRKEEEANRLKSAFLSNISHEIRTPLNAVIGFSELIKKEKLSEEEKNRFSNLVVKNAYALLRTLDDVIQASKIESGNLSATIEKTTVSNVLDSVIEVYTKHRGTYVISKETELIVENNSTNETAYILTDIMLLQEMLSQMLENSIKFTAEGTIKIGAIVSNSTVVFYVEDTGIGIALEKKEKIFDLFYKANHNQSQLFGGSGLGLTIAKGIADLLGASLWVESEPSIKTTFFVGLPRIY; encoded by the coding sequence ATGCGTAGCCTCCGCTCTACAATAAATATCGGGTTTATACTCATCTCCACTATTACTGCAATTGTTATTGGTGGTGTAAGTTTAATCTTGGGTATTCAATACACCGAGAACGAAGCAAAAGAGAAGTTAACGTTAATGGTTAGCGCATATTCTAGCGAAATAGAGCAAAGCCTTGGTAAAATACGATCGTATTCCGATGTTTTAGAAAGTTTAATTAACTCTATTTGGAACGATAATCCAACCGAGTCGGAGCAGATCAAAAAACAGAAGTTGGCAAAATTTATGTTGACTTACTGCAAAAGCGCCAAGCCCAACAGCTTTTGGATTGTATTTAATCCCAAAGCAACAAACCCGCCTTATGCACTAAGCCTATTCGACTCCACCGAGCGAGGAAATTACACCTTCGAACCCGATTACAACATATTGACCATTGACACTACAATATACGATATCGCATGGTGGAAAAATGCTCAGAAAGATGGAGAGACCTGGACTAACCCATACTATTGGAAGCCATGGAACAAAACGATTATCAGCTATGCAAGGAAACTTACGGTAAAGAATCAGTTTATCGCAGTCTTTGGATCGGACTTTTTCTTCAACAAATTGAAAGTAAAAATAGCCTCTGCCAAATCCTTTAATTCTGGGTATTTCTGGATTGTCGATCAAAATTACCAAATGATTCTTCACCCTACGCTTCAAAACATTAAAGTGAGAACAATTGACAGCGGCAATATTATCGACAAAATATCGGAACAAAAATTGAGAGAAGGAAACCTAACTTACGAATACCAAGGAAAGCAAAAAATGCTTGCGTTTAAGCGGCTATCAAACAATTGGACTCTTTGCATGTCGGTGCCTTACAGTGAAATACACAAACAACAACGAACAATTACCATAATCATTATGGGGCTAATGCTCCTACTTTCAGTCTTAGCTATTTTAATAAGCACAAACCTTTCGCGCAATATAACCAACCCATTAACTGGGTTTATCGCCATTTTTAAAAAGGGAGCAGAAGGAGATCTATCCGTTAGAACTTCCACGAATTCTCCAACGACAGAGATCTTAGCACTTTCAGAAAATTTCAACTTTTTCATGGCCCGCATGCAGTGGCAGGTAACAGAGTTGGAGGAAACTAAAGAATCACTAATACTAGCCATCCGCAAAGAGGAAGAAGCGAATCGCCTAAAATCAGCATTCCTGTCCAACATCTCACACGAAATAAGAACACCCCTAAACGCAGTAATCGGATTCTCAGAACTGATCAAAAAAGAAAAACTTTCAGAAGAGGAAAAAAACAGATTTTCGAACCTAGTGGTTAAAAATGCATATGCGCTGCTGCGTACCCTCGATGATGTGATCCAAGCCTCAAAGATTGAAAGCGGAAACCTCTCAGCCACGATCGAAAAAACCACAGTAAGCAACGTTTTAGATTCCGTAATTGAAGTTTATACAAAGCATAGAGGAACTTATGTCATCTCGAAGGAAACAGAACTAATCGTAGAGAACAATTCAACCAACGAAACTGCCTATATTCTCACCGATATCATGTTGTTGCAAGAGATGCTCTCACAAATGCTTGAGAATAGCATAAAATTCACTGCCGAAGGCACGATAAAGATAGGTGCTATTGTATCGAACTCAACGGTAGTGTTTTACGTCGAGGACACTGGAATTGGGATTGCACTAGAGAAGAAAGAAAAAATATTTGATTTGTTTTATAAGGCAAACCACAACCAGAGTCAACTATTTGGGGGCTCCGGTCTGGGATTAACCATTGCAAAAGGAATTGCAGATCTATTGGGTGCCAGCCTATGGGTTGAAAGCGAACCTTCAATAAAAACAACCTTCTTCGTAGGCCTACCCCGAATTTATTAG
- a CDS encoding serpin family protein, with protein MKSIIQMGFLATALIASAMLTSCKKDNTSDTNDQPGDPVNITLQVYQKEVVDSANQFAIELFKPILADVGETKNVMISPFSITSALSMTLNGAADKTFDDIRIALGMNGKTLDEINDTYLKLMTEMVPVDKRVVVEIANSVWVEKRLAVKPPFITALQTWYKSESRSIDVADPQAVATVNGWIADKTHNKITNMLDRLDPDLAMLLINAVYFNGKWRYQFKKTETKEEPFFVSPTAPKTVPMMHQKANMKVVQTNNAAIVEIPYGQGNYTMVVVLPNENMTTNEVATSLNAAQWREWMELLNRNTHEVNLSLPRFKYEFKRLLNDDLTAQGMGIAFTDKANFSNISDQGLMINRVLHQTFIETNEEGSEAAAATVAEMGITSVEPTQPVTVTINRPFLYFIRETSTGTVLFMGRVSDPTMN; from the coding sequence ATGAAAAGCATAATTCAAATGGGGTTTCTCGCCACGGCACTAATTGCATCTGCTATGCTGACCTCATGTAAAAAAGACAATACAAGCGATACAAATGACCAGCCGGGTGATCCGGTAAATATTACCCTACAGGTTTACCAAAAGGAGGTGGTCGACTCAGCCAACCAATTTGCCATTGAGCTGTTCAAACCTATCCTTGCCGATGTCGGGGAAACCAAGAACGTAATGATATCCCCATTCAGCATTACCAGCGCCCTGTCCATGACCCTCAACGGTGCAGCAGATAAAACCTTTGATGACATACGAATAGCACTAGGTATGAATGGCAAAACCCTCGACGAAATCAACGACACCTACCTTAAGCTGATGACCGAAATGGTACCGGTTGATAAGCGGGTGGTTGTGGAAATAGCCAACTCGGTATGGGTAGAAAAGCGCCTCGCAGTGAAGCCACCCTTTATCACCGCGCTGCAAACATGGTATAAGTCGGAGTCCCGCTCGATTGATGTGGCCGATCCACAGGCGGTGGCTACGGTAAACGGGTGGATTGCCGACAAGACACACAACAAGATCACCAATATGTTGGATAGGCTGGATCCAGATTTGGCCATGTTGCTGATAAATGCGGTTTACTTCAATGGCAAGTGGCGTTACCAGTTCAAAAAAACCGAAACTAAAGAAGAACCCTTTTTCGTTTCTCCCACTGCCCCAAAAACAGTGCCCATGATGCACCAAAAGGCAAACATGAAGGTGGTACAAACCAACAACGCTGCGATCGTTGAGATTCCCTATGGCCAGGGCAACTACACCATGGTGGTGGTTTTACCCAATGAGAATATGACTACCAATGAAGTGGCAACATCCCTCAATGCAGCACAATGGCGCGAATGGATGGAACTACTCAACCGCAATACACATGAGGTTAATCTTAGCTTGCCGCGGTTCAAGTATGAATTTAAACGCCTTTTAAACGACGACCTTACCGCGCAGGGAATGGGCATAGCGTTCACCGACAAGGCCAACTTTAGCAACATCAGCGATCAGGGACTGATGATAAACCGAGTGCTTCATCAAACGTTCATCGAAACCAACGAGGAGGGTTCCGAAGCCGCTGCGGCTACCGTTGCGGAGATGGGAATTACGTCCGTTGAACCAACCCAACCAGTTACCGTTACCATCAATCGTCCATTCCTCTACTTCATACGGGAAACCTCAACAGGCACCGTGCTGTTTATGGGAAGGGTAAGCGATCCAACTATGAATTAA
- a CDS encoding TonB-dependent receptor, protein MIKCNLLLILLFPLFLNAQSISGYVKDSENGSPLIGVNVMLEDKGTVSDGNGFFQMENTPAGTRNLTFTCIGYKKQAKTVVLSENSRISLDILMVKDEVRLDEVVVSATRSENRISQIPGRVNLISTERLAMVAGQSIDEYLQLLPGVQVSRSFGIFSTKSSVTMRGLSGNEQARTLVLLDGIPVNKADGGSVNWNLISTADVERIEVMKGPGSALYGGNAMGGIINVVTRKPTKTIQGSLTTEYGTYNTKGLKLNLAGKMRPESNQGFYWAANSFYKQSDGYITQSNADRKANPFVVKSNVDEKALNFMAGYGLSDKLNAEVDFCLYNGLRGTGEKVYQPEGNTTEYLTYQLRTNLNGKVGAVNWNTSLFYIDEHYLKVNEYKKDDYTWYEVTSIRQDFGLLSSANYSMGKSTLTAGFDIRDGRVDASDVYYTSTDKVDNDGKMNFYGLYAQNDISLTDRFKLLVGLRYDVATFYDGAFTIERPSAETVFLTQYEFSDQSAVKWGAFSPRISLQYRPSDRFRIYGGYSRGFRPSVLDDLCRTGRIKGGLKVANPNLKPEYLDNLEVGSDFSPVKNIKLSTSLYYSRGTDFLYYVSTGSSIDMGYGDRPIMIRSNISSVNIYGAEFDVSHSPTAALTMFGNYAYCSAKISDYKPLSSIDPVSLTGKHLTDVPEHSFAAGAFVRSRIVNAGLSCRYTGQMFVNDQNVYDEVVLSNKYPEWFTLDLKLSHEFHRYVNASFTIQNILDKKLYDSKGAVGPGRYITLSVGVKI, encoded by the coding sequence ATGATAAAGTGCAACCTACTACTGATACTGCTGTTTCCGCTTTTTTTGAACGCCCAAAGCATTTCGGGGTATGTAAAGGATTCGGAAAATGGATCACCACTCATCGGAGTAAATGTTATGCTCGAGGACAAGGGGACCGTTTCCGATGGCAATGGTTTTTTTCAGATGGAAAATACCCCAGCGGGAACGCGTAATCTAACCTTTACGTGCATCGGATACAAAAAGCAGGCAAAGACAGTAGTTCTTTCCGAAAACAGCAGGATCTCCCTCGATATACTTATGGTGAAAGATGAGGTTCGCCTCGATGAAGTAGTGGTTTCTGCCACTCGGTCGGAGAACCGGATTAGCCAGATTCCCGGAAGGGTAAACCTGATTTCGACCGAACGGCTTGCTATGGTTGCAGGCCAAAGCATCGACGAATACCTACAACTGCTTCCCGGCGTTCAGGTGAGCCGCTCGTTTGGCATCTTTTCCACTAAATCGTCGGTGACCATGCGGGGGCTAAGCGGCAACGAGCAGGCGCGTACGCTGGTGCTTCTGGATGGAATTCCGGTAAACAAGGCCGATGGTGGTTCTGTGAACTGGAATCTTATCTCCACGGCCGATGTGGAACGGATTGAGGTGATGAAAGGTCCAGGATCGGCGCTATACGGTGGAAATGCAATGGGCGGAATTATCAACGTGGTCACTCGAAAACCCACGAAAACTATTCAAGGCAGCTTAACTACAGAGTATGGCACCTACAATACCAAAGGGCTAAAGCTTAATTTGGCTGGGAAAATGAGACCGGAATCGAACCAAGGGTTTTACTGGGCAGCAAACAGCTTCTACAAGCAGAGCGATGGGTATATTACCCAGTCCAACGCTGACAGAAAGGCCAACCCATTCGTTGTGAAATCGAACGTTGACGAGAAGGCCTTAAATTTCATGGCTGGTTACGGCCTATCCGATAAACTAAATGCCGAAGTGGATTTTTGCCTATACAATGGGCTGAGGGGCACAGGCGAAAAGGTTTATCAGCCCGAGGGCAACACCACCGAGTATTTAACCTATCAGCTGCGAACAAACTTGAATGGTAAGGTGGGTGCAGTGAACTGGAATACCTCGCTCTTCTACATCGACGAGCACTACCTTAAGGTGAACGAGTACAAGAAGGATGACTACACCTGGTATGAGGTAACTTCCATTCGGCAAGATTTTGGGCTGCTATCGAGCGCCAACTATTCCATGGGTAAGAGCACCCTTACTGCTGGTTTCGATATTCGCGATGGTCGGGTTGATGCATCGGATGTCTACTACACCTCAACCGATAAGGTGGACAACGATGGCAAGATGAATTTTTACGGTCTTTATGCCCAGAATGATATTTCGCTAACCGATCGATTTAAACTACTCGTTGGGCTGCGCTACGATGTAGCCACGTTCTACGATGGGGCGTTTACTATTGAGCGTCCATCGGCCGAAACGGTATTCCTTACCCAGTATGAGTTCTCGGACCAAAGTGCTGTAAAGTGGGGGGCATTCAGCCCTCGCATATCCCTTCAGTATCGACCCAGCGATAGGTTTCGGATTTACGGAGGTTACAGCCGTGGTTTTAGGCCATCGGTGCTTGACGATCTTTGCCGTACAGGGCGAATTAAGGGTGGGCTAAAGGTTGCCAATCCGAACTTAAAACCCGAGTATCTCGATAATCTTGAGGTGGGCAGCGATTTCTCTCCGGTGAAAAACATCAAACTTTCCACCAGCCTATATTACTCACGCGGAACCGATTTTCTCTACTACGTTTCTACCGGCAGTAGCATCGATATGGGCTATGGCGATAGACCTATTATGATACGATCAAACATATCGAGCGTGAATATTTACGGGGCGGAGTTCGATGTCTCCCACAGCCCAACTGCCGCCTTAACCATGTTCGGAAACTACGCCTACTGTAGTGCCAAGATTTCCGATTACAAGCCCCTTTCTTCTATCGATCCGGTAAGTTTAACGGGAAAACACTTAACGGATGTTCCTGAGCACTCCTTTGCTGCGGGGGCTTTTGTAAGGAGTCGGATTGTTAATGCCGGATTATCGTGCCGCTATACAGGCCAGATGTTTGTAAACGATCAGAATGTTTATGATGAAGTGGTTCTGTCGAATAAGTATCCGGAATGGTTCACGCTGGACCTAAAGCTGTCGCACGAATTTCATCGATATGTGAATGCTAGTTTTACTATTCAAAACATTTTAGATAAGAAACTTTACGATAGTAAGGGCGCTGTTGGCCCGGGCCGCTATATTACCCTAAGTGTTGGTGTGAAAATTTAG
- a CDS encoding sll1863 family stress response protein, translating into MDKQTFKENAKKSIDDIFAKIEELEAKNENFKERSKIEYDENLAELKAKRDELQAKYRELENATEEKWDEVKIAFSSASESFKEGFSKITALFK; encoded by the coding sequence ATGGACAAGCAAACTTTCAAAGAAAACGCAAAGAAAAGCATCGACGATATCTTTGCTAAAATAGAGGAACTTGAAGCAAAGAACGAGAACTTTAAGGAGCGATCAAAAATTGAGTATGATGAAAACTTGGCTGAACTAAAGGCAAAAAGAGACGAATTACAGGCGAAATATCGGGAACTTGAAAATGCTACAGAGGAAAAGTGGGACGAGGTGAAAATTGCGTTCTCGTCGGCCTCCGAATCGTTCAAAGAGGGCTTTTCCAAAATCACTGCGCTTTTTAAGTAG
- a CDS encoding AsmA family protein, which yields MKKFFKWFAISFGLLLFLLLSAIGIVVWFVFTPAKLTPIVRTQAAKYITCQTEIGEVELTFFSTFPNFGLKVNHFVLVNPTPNAQSDTLVSADQFVGVLDVEAYWKRNELVLTNLQLSNGNINAFVDSLGRTNFDIVKTDTTAVVDTSSMSFNYINIADVALKNINLSYIDQSMKMETGVRNLTAQMSLSLASDTVVTHMSVSEGLVSVRFEGERYMNDWAVKLDIPAQVILSRQLIKFDESEVSVNDMLVNFSGTVQNDTIGKQMIFDLQYHVKSLPIPPALALIPPSYQSYLKGVAVDGFVSSEGTIKGVYTDSQMPLMDIHIAMEDGTLKYAGFPLPLHDMKGDFVFYSDLNSDATSYFRINQFSAKTPRSSFSTKGKVTHLFSDIHCDLTSGADLVLAEFAPMIPADMKTTIKGRVKGQVKSTFSMSQVEKMLIDKMKISGSVALSDFDVVYDSLKMKTDYSTIDFALPNPNKASANSRFVYAKVSTKNLEASKLAGFNAVIKNALISLEASDILDTTRIPNVACTFALDALEASMDTMNVSIQKPAGQFTMLPLKGKKLMPEILLTYSCDNLDAKMGSSYARMAKVKLTADVLNDTVQPKIKFTYAGENLAMAMGPNSATMNKIQLDADVINDKAQKDIFLQWLVKGFVNMDKGLITMESLTYPLEIPAIKMDFTPEVFNIKESKLKIDRSDFSLSGTLSNVLSYFRKDSILRGNFNFVSNNTDALQLMNLTSGIGYEEEDSTAKPVASTETASGPYMVPKGVDLTLRVNVQTATFSADTARGIKGEMRVKDGLMILDGLVFTTPAAKMQVTMMYRTPRKNHIYLGLDYHMMNVEIAGLLKMLPDLDTIMPMLRSFKGKGEFHMALETYMDSLYNPKKSTIRGAASIKGQNLVLMDGETFSEIAKTLKFNKKTENRVDSLSAEFTVFKQEIDIYPFLIVMDKYKAVVAGRHNMDLSFNYHISIVDSPLPIKFGVDVSGTMDKMKIRPAKCKYATMYRPVARGEVQNRQLELRRMIRESLIKKVKKD from the coding sequence ATGAAGAAGTTTTTTAAGTGGTTCGCAATTTCGTTTGGGTTATTGCTGTTTCTTCTGCTATCGGCCATTGGCATTGTTGTATGGTTTGTGTTTACTCCAGCTAAACTTACGCCCATTGTGCGTACGCAAGCGGCCAAGTATATTACCTGCCAAACAGAGATAGGGGAGGTGGAGTTAACCTTCTTTAGCACGTTTCCCAACTTTGGATTGAAGGTAAACCACTTTGTTCTGGTAAATCCTACCCCAAATGCACAATCGGATACGCTGGTGAGTGCCGATCAGTTCGTGGGCGTGTTGGACGTGGAGGCATACTGGAAGCGAAACGAGTTGGTGTTGACGAATCTGCAGCTGAGCAACGGTAATATCAATGCCTTTGTGGATAGTTTGGGTCGTACCAATTTTGATATTGTAAAAACCGATACCACTGCGGTTGTCGATACTTCGTCGATGAGTTTTAACTACATCAATATTGCTGATGTAGCGCTGAAAAACATCAACCTTTCCTATATCGATCAATCGATGAAGATGGAGACGGGTGTTCGTAATCTTACTGCTCAGATGTCCCTCTCGTTAGCTTCCGATACGGTGGTAACGCACATGAGCGTAAGCGAAGGTTTAGTGTCGGTTCGCTTTGAAGGGGAACGCTACATGAATGACTGGGCGGTAAAGCTTGATATCCCGGCGCAGGTAATCCTTTCGCGCCAGCTTATTAAGTTCGACGAGTCCGAGGTATCGGTTAATGACATGCTCGTTAATTTTAGTGGCACTGTGCAGAACGATACCATTGGCAAGCAAATGATATTCGATCTTCAATATCACGTCAAATCTCTGCCCATTCCTCCTGCGCTGGCTCTTATTCCCCCATCGTATCAATCCTATCTAAAAGGAGTTGCTGTCGATGGTTTTGTCTCCTCCGAGGGCACCATTAAGGGTGTTTATACCGACTCGCAAATGCCGTTGATGGATATTCATATTGCAATGGAAGACGGAACACTTAAATATGCTGGATTCCCGCTGCCGCTTCACGATATGAAGGGGGATTTTGTATTCTACTCTGATTTGAATAGCGATGCAACTTCTTACTTTCGCATTAACCAATTCAGCGCTAAGACTCCTCGCTCATCCTTTAGCACAAAGGGTAAGGTAACGCATCTCTTCTCGGATATACATTGCGATTTAACTTCCGGTGCCGATCTTGTATTGGCTGAGTTTGCGCCAATGATTCCGGCCGATATGAAGACAACCATTAAGGGGCGTGTTAAGGGGCAGGTAAAGTCGACCTTTTCGATGTCGCAGGTGGAAAAGATGCTGATCGATAAGATGAAGATTTCCGGCTCGGTTGCGCTTTCGGACTTCGACGTGGTTTACGATAGTTTGAAGATGAAGACCGATTACTCTACCATTGATTTTGCATTACCAAACCCAAATAAAGCCTCAGCAAACTCACGTTTTGTTTATGCCAAGGTGAGCACAAAGAACCTTGAGGCAAGCAAACTGGCTGGATTCAACGCAGTGATAAAAAATGCGCTTATTTCGTTGGAGGCCTCCGATATACTCGATACTACTAGGATTCCGAATGTGGCCTGCACCTTTGCGCTCGATGCACTTGAGGCGAGCATGGATACCATGAACGTTTCTATTCAAAAGCCTGCCGGGCAATTTACCATGCTTCCGCTAAAGGGAAAGAAGCTGATGCCCGAGATTTTGCTAACCTATAGCTGCGACAATCTCGATGCAAAAATGGGATCGAGCTATGCACGCATGGCTAAGGTTAAGCTAACTGCTGATGTGCTGAATGATACGGTTCAACCCAAGATTAAGTTTACTTATGCCGGCGAGAACTTGGCGATGGCCATGGGGCCAAACTCGGCTACTATGAATAAAATTCAGCTCGATGCCGATGTCATCAACGACAAAGCGCAAAAGGATATCTTTTTGCAGTGGCTGGTTAAGGGGTTTGTGAACATGGACAAGGGGCTCATCACCATGGAGTCGTTAACCTATCCGCTCGAAATTCCTGCCATTAAGATGGATTTCACTCCCGAAGTGTTCAACATTAAGGAGAGCAAACTGAAGATTGATCGATCCGATTTCAGCCTGTCCGGCACTTTGAGCAACGTGCTTTCCTATTTTCGAAAAGACTCCATTCTTAGAGGTAACTTCAACTTTGTGAGCAACAACACCGATGCGTTACAGCTGATGAATCTTACTAGCGGAATTGGTTATGAGGAGGAAGATTCTACGGCGAAACCGGTAGCATCTACCGAAACTGCTTCGGGGCCCTATATGGTTCCAAAGGGTGTAGATTTAACCCTGAGGGTAAACGTTCAAACTGCCACGTTTAGCGCCGATACTGCCCGTGGTATTAAGGGTGAGATGCGGGTGAAGGATGGCCTTATGATATTGGATGGTTTGGTATTTACTACGCCGGCTGCTAAGATGCAGGTTACCATGATGTACCGCACCCCGCGTAAGAACCATATCTACTTGGGGCTCGATTATCACATGATGAATGTGGAGATAGCCGGGCTATTGAAGATGCTACCCGATTTAGATACAATAATGCCGATGCTCCGCTCATTCAAGGGGAAAGGGGAGTTTCATATGGCTCTGGAAACCTACATGGATTCGCTCTATAACCCAAAGAAATCGACCATTCGTGGAGCAGCCTCCATAAAGGGGCAGAACTTGGTGCTAATGGATGGTGAAACTTTTTCTGAAATTGCAAAGACGCTGAAATTCAATAAAAAAACGGAGAATCGAGTCGATAGTCTGTCGGCGGAGTTTACTGTATTTAAGCAGGAGATTGATATCTATCCGTTCCTTATTGTGATGGACAAGTATAAGGCTGTGGTTGCTGGAAGGCATAATATGGACCTAAGTTTTAACTACCATATCTCCATAGTTGATAGTCCATTGCCAATAAAGTTTGGTGTGGACGTGAGCGGTACTATGGATAAGATGAAAATCAGACCTGCGAAATGTAAGTATGCCACAATGTATCGGCCAGTGGCTAGAGGCGAAGTACAGAATCGACAGCTGGAGCTGCGCCGGATGATCCGCGAGTCGCTTATTAAAAAAGTAAAGAAAGATTAG